The Chitinophaga flava genome has a segment encoding these proteins:
- a CDS encoding glycosyl hydrolase family 95 catalytic domain-containing protein: MISRFIVCFLFFLSVRLVVGAQDRAEMIISRHKSVFNAVPVKTPNNVAVDGPLLGNGSGAAALGGAPDRLSFYLARNDFWRLKSGFDESFPASLASLVIHIPSLQSATYHVEQDFYNAVTTGDFLKGDTALHMVAWMAAQHDWLIIELKNTGHTMLSGSIELVSPEKGDHKFADSITKGVGPDGILWLKRGFYEDVDIKTRACVSFRVVGSTSGKISLQPGESRTIICASTSGFKGDKAVDRMMTELRKMNPEGIRAAGKKHKDWWHNFWHQSYVSINDSVVEAQYYRSQYTMASCSRDPKFPPGIFGSWITREIPAWNGDYHLNYNYIAPFYALYSSNHLQQAIPYEAPLLDFMERGKYYAARITGISDGILYPVGIGPCGIETTRKNGIMMRQHPDYISGGQVEDEGLFFGQKSNAAYCVTNLSFAFYTTYDPVFAERVYPFIRAVAEFWRQYLQLDNGRYVIKNDAIHEGTIGTVNPILSLGLVRMVFTTATDMAKFLRKDSELQGQWQYMQEKMAAYPEQIMKGRSVFRYTEEGTAWWGDNTLGIQHIYPAGQIGPDSDTAILRTAFNTVDIMKRWRDFNGSNSFFPAAVRIGYPADSIWNELRTYSNHTYPNGFQLNNPHGIENCSTVPNTVNEMLCMSNGKGLRIFGCWPQNRDAFFENIRASGAFLISSAIESNQVVFVRVKSEKGRSLNLRNPWSGKPVEVYSNKRGTRIAEGEWLNINTLAGEMLEFKPAQRSPAHL, translated from the coding sequence ATGATTTCCAGGTTTATTGTATGTTTTCTGTTTTTCCTGTCGGTCAGGTTGGTTGTTGGTGCGCAGGATAGGGCGGAGATGATTATCAGTCGTCATAAATCTGTGTTTAATGCTGTTCCTGTAAAAACACCCAATAATGTTGCAGTAGACGGTCCTCTTTTAGGTAATGGTTCCGGAGCTGCTGCTCTGGGCGGAGCTCCGGATCGTTTGTCGTTTTATCTGGCGAGGAACGATTTCTGGAGATTGAAGTCTGGATTCGATGAGTCATTTCCTGCATCTCTTGCCAGCCTGGTTATTCATATACCCTCCTTACAATCCGCGACCTATCATGTAGAGCAGGACTTTTATAATGCAGTAACCACCGGGGATTTTCTCAAAGGAGATACAGCATTGCATATGGTTGCCTGGATGGCTGCACAGCATGACTGGTTGATTATTGAGTTAAAGAATACCGGGCATACGATGCTCAGTGGTAGTATCGAATTGGTTTCACCAGAGAAGGGGGACCATAAGTTTGCAGACAGCATAACAAAAGGTGTTGGCCCTGATGGCATACTGTGGTTGAAGCGTGGCTTTTATGAGGATGTTGATATAAAGACCCGTGCCTGTGTTTCTTTTCGTGTAGTTGGAAGTACTTCAGGAAAGATAAGTCTTCAGCCTGGAGAATCCAGAACTATCATTTGCGCCAGTACATCGGGTTTCAAAGGTGATAAAGCTGTGGACAGGATGATGACGGAGCTACGGAAAATGAACCCCGAAGGTATCAGGGCTGCCGGAAAAAAGCATAAAGACTGGTGGCATAACTTCTGGCATCAAAGCTATGTTTCAATCAATGATAGTGTGGTGGAAGCTCAATACTACAGGTCGCAGTATACAATGGCTTCCTGTAGCCGCGATCCTAAATTTCCACCTGGGATTTTCGGAAGCTGGATCACACGCGAAATTCCAGCATGGAACGGCGATTACCATCTCAACTACAACTACATCGCTCCATTTTATGCATTGTATTCGAGCAATCATCTTCAGCAGGCCATTCCCTATGAAGCGCCGCTGCTGGATTTTATGGAACGTGGAAAATATTATGCAGCCCGTATTACAGGGATATCGGATGGCATACTGTATCCGGTGGGAATTGGGCCATGCGGTATAGAAACGACCAGGAAAAATGGAATCATGATGCGGCAGCACCCGGACTATATCTCCGGAGGACAGGTGGAGGACGAAGGGCTTTTCTTTGGACAGAAAAGTAATGCAGCCTACTGTGTGACCAATTTGTCTTTCGCCTTCTACACCACATATGACCCAGTATTTGCGGAAAGAGTTTATCCTTTCATCAGGGCAGTAGCTGAATTTTGGAGACAGTACCTGCAGCTGGACAACGGCAGGTATGTAATTAAAAATGACGCCATCCATGAAGGAACAATTGGGACCGTTAATCCCATTCTTTCCCTGGGGCTTGTAAGGATGGTGTTTACAACGGCAACGGATATGGCGAAATTCCTGAGAAAGGACAGCGAATTGCAGGGACAGTGGCAATACATGCAGGAGAAGATGGCAGCCTATCCTGAACAGATAATGAAAGGACGAAGCGTTTTTCGATATACAGAGGAAGGCACTGCCTGGTGGGGAGATAATACGCTCGGAATCCAGCATATTTACCCAGCCGGACAAATTGGGCCCGACAGCGATACCGCCATACTTCGCACGGCCTTCAATACGGTAGATATAATGAAACGCTGGCGCGATTTTAATGGATCAAATAGTTTCTTCCCCGCTGCTGTACGCATTGGTTATCCGGCAGACAGTATCTGGAACGAACTCCGGACATATAGTAATCATACTTACCCTAATGGCTTCCAGCTCAATAATCCGCATGGGATTGAAAATTGTAGTACCGTTCCGAATACCGTTAATGAAATGCTGTGTATGTCGAATGGAAAAGGCTTGCGCATTTTTGGGTGCTGGCCGCAAAACAGGGACGCTTTTTTTGAAAATATCAGGGCCAGCGGTGCATTCCTGATATCCTCGGCAATAGAGAGTAATCAGGTTGTATTTGTTCGGGTGAAAAGTGAAAAAGGCAGATCCTTAAACCTCCGGAATCCCTGGAGCGGCAAGCCTGTGGAAGTTTATTCGAATAAAAGAGGTACTCGAATCGCAGAAGGCGAATGGTTAAATATAAATACGCTGGCCGGGGAGATGCTGGAATTCAAGCCTGCTCAACGGAGCCCTGCACATTTGTAA
- a CDS encoding VOC family protein has protein sequence MKKVTGIGGIFFKCNDAAAMNDWYTKNLGIPATDYGATFYWRDIDNPEKTGSTTWSPFPDDTSYFAPSQKNFMINYRVENIERLVEELKSNGVVITDDIKTYEYGKFVHILDPEGNAIELWEPID, from the coding sequence ATGAAAAAAGTTACCGGGATTGGCGGCATATTTTTTAAATGTAATGACGCCGCCGCGATGAATGACTGGTATACAAAAAACCTTGGTATCCCAGCTACCGATTACGGCGCCACGTTTTATTGGAGGGATATCGATAACCCTGAAAAAACGGGTTCCACCACATGGAGTCCGTTCCCGGATGACACCAGCTACTTTGCCCCCTCACAAAAGAATTTCATGATCAACTACCGCGTTGAAAATATTGAAAGGCTGGTGGAAGAGCTAAAAAGTAATGGTGTAGTCATTACAGATGATATTAAAACCTACGAATACGGAAAATTCGTCCATATTCTTGATCCGGAAGGCAACGCCATTGAGCTTTGGGAACCAATTGATTAA